One region of Salvelinus namaycush isolate Seneca chromosome 3, SaNama_1.0, whole genome shotgun sequence genomic DNA includes:
- the gpr83 gene encoding LOW QUALITY PROTEIN: probable G-protein coupled receptor 83 (The sequence of the model RefSeq protein was modified relative to this genomic sequence to represent the inferred CDS: substituted 1 base at 1 genomic stop codon) — MYGNGTKYETASQNSTTKTLLIIAYSVIIIISLFGNIVVCHVVIKNKKMHSVTSLFIINLAVADLMITLLNTPFTLARFVNSTWVFGKTMCHVSRFAQYCSVHVSVLTLVAIALDRHQVVMHPMRQRKSMFCGMIGIVVIWVTASCFSLPHAIYQKLLRFDFGKVXMVCLPSFPQPSDVFWKYLDLATFFLLYLLPLSINSIAYIIVAKKLWMRNAIGDVTLAQYVAHRQRTKMTLKMLMLVVAVFAICWFPLNCYVILVSSQAINTNNAIYFTFHWFAMSITCYNPFIYCWLNGSFRTELKSLPFIWRSKRAVHPC, encoded by the exons ATGTACGGCAACGGAACTAAATATGAGACAGCGTCACAGAATTCAACAACCAAGACTTTACTCATTATAGCTTATTCAGTCATTATCATAATTTCACTTTTTGGGAATATTGTGGTTTGCCACGTTGTGATAAAGAACAAGAAGATGCATTCTGTCACAAGTTTGTTTATTATAAATTTGGCGGTTGCTGATTTAATGATTACTCTACTCAACACTCCTTTTACTCTG GCCAGATTTGTAAACAGCACCTGGGTCTTTGGGAAGACCATGTGCCATGTCAGCCGATTCGCACAGTACTGCTCTGTTCATGTGTCAGTGCTGACCCTAGTGGCCATTGCCCTAGACAGACATCAA GTAGTCATGCATCCGATGAGGCAGCGGAAATCAATGTTTTGTGGCATGATTGGTATAGTTGTGATTTGGGTGACGGCCTCGTGTTTCTCTCTACCTCATGCCATTTATCAGAAGCTGCTGCGGTTTGACTTTGG AAAGGTTTGAATGGTGTGTCTGCCCAGCTTTCCACAGCCATCAGATGTGTTTTGGAAGTACTTGGACCTGGCCACGTTTTTCCTCCTCTACTTGTTGCCACTTTCTATCAACTCCATAGCTTACATTATCGTTGCTAAGAAGCTATGGATGCGTAATGCTATAGGGGATGTGACTCTGGCGCAATATGTCGCCCACAGACAAAGGACGAAGATGACTCTGAAGATGCTGATGTTGGTGGTGGCTGTTTTTGCTATTTGCTGGTTCCCTTTAAACTGTTATGTGATTTTGGTGTCCAGCCAGGCCATTAACACTAACAATGCTATCTACTTCACCTTCCATTGGTTTGCCATGAGTATCACCTGTTACAATCCTTTTATCTACTGCTGGCTGAACGGAAGCTTCAGGACTGAGCTCAAGTCCCTGCCTTTCATTTGGCGTTCCAAGAGGGCAGTACATCCATGCTGA